CACCCGGTGGCCGCGCCGGGCCAGCCGCAGCGCGTCCGCGCCGTCGCCGCCCGCCAGGTCGAGCACGTCCGACGGCGCGGGCGGCAGGTGGCGGGCCAGGTTGGCGTCCGCCTGGGTGTAGCGCAGCCGTCCCCACGGGGTCTGCTGCCACTCCCGCCCCTGCCGCGTCGCGTTGCCGAAGGTCACACCGCCGAACCTACAGATCGGCCAGGGCGGTGATCGGCGATTCGACGCAATCGGCGACGAACCGCAGGAAACCGCCCGCCGTGCCGCCGTCGCACACCCGGTGGTCGAAGGCCAGGGTCAGCTGGGCCACCTTGCGCACCGCGAGCTGCCCGGCCACCGCCCACGGCCGGTCGATGATGCGGCCGATGCCGAGGATCGCGGCCTCCGGGTGGTTGATGATGGCGGCCGAACCGTCCACACCGAACACGCCGTAGTTGTTGACGGTGAACGTGCCGCCGGTCATCGCCGCGGGGGCCAGCTTGCCCTCGCGGGCCGACGCGGTGTGCGCGGCGATGGCGGACGCCAGTTCGGCGGTGGTCAGCGACTGCGCGTCGCGCACCACCGGCACCACCAGGCCCCGGTCGGTCTGCGCGGCGAAGCCGAGGTTCACCTGGTCGAGCACCACGACCTCGTCGCCCTCGACCCGGGAGTTCAGCTCGGGGAACTTCTTGAGCCCCAGCACGGTGAACCGGGCCAGCAGCCCGAGCAGCGACACCGACGGCAGCGCGGCCCGCGCGGCCAGGAAGTCGGTGGCGTCGACGTCCACCCACACGGTCGCCTCGGGGATCTCGCGGCGCGACGTGGTCAGCTTCTCCGCCACCGCGCCGCGCAGGCCGCGCAGCGGGATGCGCCGACCGGACGCGCCGGACGCGGTGGGCGCGGCGCGGGCTGCCAGCTCCCGCTCCACGTCGGCCCGCCGGATCACGCCGCCGGGCCCGGTGCCGGGGATGCGGTCCAGCGCGAGGCCGTTCTCCCGGGCCAGCTGCCGCACCAGCGGCGAGATGACGGCGGGCGCCGTCGTGAGCGTTGAACTCGGGGGCGCTGGACGTTGGACTCTCGCGTCCTGTGCGTTGGACTCTCGCGGGCGGCGGGGGCGGCGGCGCGGGGACTCGGAGGTGCCGTAGCCGATCAGGACGTTGCCGGACGACTCGGCCGCGGGCTCCGGCGCGGGCTCCGGCCCGCCGACGGTCAGCAGGACCGAGCCGACGGCCAGCTTCTCCCCCGGCTCGCCGAACCGCGCGCTCACCACGCCCTCGAACGGGCACGGCACCTCGACCACGGCCTTCGCCGTCTCCACCTCGACCACGGGCTGGTCGATGGACACCTCGTCGCCGACCGACACCAGCCAGGTCACGATCTCGCCCTCGGTCAACCCCTCGCCCAGGTCGGGCAGCCGGAAGTCAGGCACCGCGGACCCCCACGACCTCGTCGTCCCACTGGAGCCGGGCGACGGCGTCCAGGATGCGGTCGACGCTCGGCAGGTGGTGCTCCTCCAGCTTCGGCGGCGGGTAGGGGATGTCGAACCCGGTCACCCGCAGCACCGGCGCGTGCAGGTGGTGGAAGCAGCGCTCGGTCACCCGGGCCACCACCTCCGCGCCGTACCCGCCGAACCCGGACGCCTCGTGCACGACGACCGCGCGCCCGGTCTTGCGCACCGAGGCGCACACCGTCTCGTCGTCGAACGGCGCCAGCGACCGCAGGTCCACCACCTCGACGTCCCAGCCCTCCTCCTTCGCCGCCTCGGCCGTCTCCAGGGCGGTCGCGACCATCGGCCCGTACGCGATCAGCGTGACGTCGCGACCGGTCCGGCGCACCAGCGCGCGGTCGAACCCGATCGAGGTCGCCTGGTCGAGCGAACCCTTGGCCCAGTACCGCCGCTTCGGCTCCAGGAAGATCACCGGGTCGGGCGAGTCGATCGAGTCGCGCAGCAGCCGGTACGCGTCGTCCGGCGTGCCGGGCGTGACGACGCGCAGCCCCGGCGTGTGCGTGTAGTAGGCCTCCGACGAGTCGCAGTGGTGCTCGACCCCGCCGATGCCGCCGCCGTAGGGCACCCGGATCACCACGGGCAGCGACACCCGGCCGCGGGTGCGGTTGCGCAGCTTGGCCAGGTGGCTGGTGATCTGCTCGAACGCCGGGTAGGCGAACGCGTCGAACTGCATCTCCACCACCGGCCGCAGGCCGTTCATCGCCATGCCGATGGCGGTGCCGACGATGCCGGACTCGGCCAGCGGCGTGTCGAACACCCGCTCGTCGCCGAACCGCGCGGCCAGCCCGTCCGTCACCCGGAACACGCCGCCGAGCGCGCCGACGTCCTCGCCGAACACCAGCACGCCGGGGTCGGCGGCCAGCGCGTCGGCCAGCGCCCGGTTCAGCGCGCCTGCCATCGACACCTGGGACTCGGTCACCGCGGTCATGCCAGCTCCTCCCGCAGCACCGCGGCCTGCTCGCGCAGGTGGGCGGGCGTGGTCGCGTAGACGTGCTCGAACAGCTCGTCCGGGGACGGCACGACGTCGGCGTTCATCTTGGCCCGCACGGACGCCGCGAAGTCCTCCGCCTCGGCCGCCACCGCGGCGCGCCGCTCGTTGTCCAGCAGGCCCCGCGACGTCAGGTACGCCTCCAGCCGGTCGACCGGGTCCCGGTCCAGCCACGCCGCGACCTCGTCGGACGTGCGGTAGCGGGTGGCGTCGTCGGCGTTGGTGTGCGCCTCGATCCGGTAGGTCAGCGCCTCGACCAGCGTCGGACCGCCGGACACCAGCGCCTCGCGCACCACCGCGTACACGGCGGCCACGTCGTTGCCGTCCACCAGCACGGACGGCACGCCGTACCCGATGCCCTTGTGCGCCAGCGACGGCGCGGCGCTCTGCTTCGACATGGGCACGCTGATCGCGTAGCCGTTGTTCTGCACCAGGAACACCACCGGCGCCTTCCACACGCCGGCGAAGTTCAGCGCCTCGTGGGTGTCCCCTTCGGACGTCGCGCCGTCGCCGAGCATCACCAGCGCCGCGGTGTCCTCGCCCTTGAGCCGGGCGGCGTGCGCGAAGCCGACGGCGTGCAGCGTGTTGGTCGCCAGCGGGGTGCACTGGGGGCCGACGCGGTGCTCGTACGGGTCGTAGCCGAGGTGCCAGCCGCCCTGCAGCAGCGTCAGCGTCTCGGCCGGGTCGACGCCCCTGGTGACGAGGGCGACCG
This genomic window from Saccharothrix sp. HUAS TT1 contains:
- the pdhA gene encoding pyruvate dehydrogenase (acetyl-transferring) E1 component subunit alpha, giving the protein MARTRAPERTLLPGDEPLSLLRKDGSPVDDSPLAMPDDDVLVELHRRMVVGRRFDTQATALTKQGRLAVYPSSRGQEACEVGSVLALRPDDWLFPTYRDSVALVTRGVDPAETLTLLQGGWHLGYDPYEHRVGPQCTPLATNTLHAVGFAHAARLKGEDTAALVMLGDGATSEGDTHEALNFAGVWKAPVVFLVQNNGYAISVPMSKQSAAPSLAHKGIGYGVPSVLVDGNDVAAVYAVVREALVSGGPTLVEALTYRIEAHTNADDATRYRTSDEVAAWLDRDPVDRLEAYLTSRGLLDNERRAAVAAEAEDFAASVRAKMNADVVPSPDELFEHVYATTPAHLREQAAVLREELA
- a CDS encoding alpha-ketoacid dehydrogenase subunit beta — encoded protein: MTAVTESQVSMAGALNRALADALAADPGVLVFGEDVGALGGVFRVTDGLAARFGDERVFDTPLAESGIVGTAIGMAMNGLRPVVEMQFDAFAYPAFEQITSHLAKLRNRTRGRVSLPVVIRVPYGGGIGGVEHHCDSSEAYYTHTPGLRVVTPGTPDDAYRLLRDSIDSPDPVIFLEPKRRYWAKGSLDQATSIGFDRALVRRTGRDVTLIAYGPMVATALETAEAAKEEGWDVEVVDLRSLAPFDDETVCASVRKTGRAVVVHEASGFGGYGAEVVARVTERCFHHLHAPVLRVTGFDIPYPPPKLEEHHLPSVDRILDAVARLQWDDEVVGVRGA
- a CDS encoding dihydrolipoamide acetyltransferase family protein; its protein translation is MPDFRLPDLGEGLTEGEIVTWLVSVGDEVSIDQPVVEVETAKAVVEVPCPFEGVVSARFGEPGEKLAVGSVLLTVGGPEPAPEPAAESSGNVLIGYGTSESPRRRPRRPRESNAQDARVQRPAPPSSTLTTAPAVISPLVRQLARENGLALDRIPGTGPGGVIRRADVERELAARAAPTASGASGRRIPLRGLRGAVAEKLTTSRREIPEATVWVDVDATDFLAARAALPSVSLLGLLARFTVLGLKKFPELNSRVEGDEVVVLDQVNLGFAAQTDRGLVVPVVRDAQSLTTAELASAIAAHTASAREGKLAPAAMTGGTFTVNNYGVFGVDGSAAIINHPEAAILGIGRIIDRPWAVAGQLAVRKVAQLTLAFDHRVCDGGTAGGFLRFVADCVESPITALADL